The following coding sequences lie in one Catharus ustulatus isolate bCatUst1 chromosome 5, bCatUst1.pri.v2, whole genome shotgun sequence genomic window:
- the ALB gene encoding albumin isoform X1, giving the protein MENYRGAALARRSAQSYSRSSARSRILQRTARDAEHKSPIAHRFNDLKEETFKAVTLITFAQYLQKCSYDGLSKLVKDVVDLAHKCVANEDAPECSKPLPSIFLDEICQVDKLRDSYGDMADCCGKADPERNQCFLSYKVHQPDFIAPYQRPAADVICNEYKDHRVQLLGNFVYTVARRNPFLHAPAILGLAAEYENALKSCCPESDVGACLDAKAAVIKERAKKIGVKQKHDCGVLDKYGERTFQASKLARLSQKYPRAPFPELVKLVHDLKDAYHECCEGDMVECVDDWSELIASLCSKQDVFSSKIKPCCDLPPLERTKCIIEADFDDKPDNLPSLVEKYIEDKEVCKTYEANHDAFLSEFVYEYSRRHPEFSTQLILRIAKGYETLLDKCCKTDNPAECYGNAQEELNKLVKESQDVVKTNCELFKTHGEEEFLKGILVRYTKKMPQVTTDTLLEIGKKMTAVGSKCCNLPEEKRLSCSEHYLSIIIEDMCKRQQTTPINDQVSQCCNDLYSNRRPCFTAIGVDTKYVPPPFDPTLFSFDETLCTASAAEREAGQLKLLVNLIKRRPQITEEQLKTIAGGFTAMTEKCCKQADILACLGEEGATLILQSRATLGIGV; this is encoded by the exons tTCTGCCAGGTCCAGGATTCTGCAAAGAACTGCACGAGATGCAG agCACAAGAGCCCGATTGCCCACCGCTTCAACGACCTGAAGGAAGAGACATTCAAGGCAGT TACCCTGATCACATTTGCCCAGTACCTGCAGAAGTGTTCCTACGATGGGCTGTCTAAGCTGGTGAAGGATGTTGTTGACTTGGCACACAAGTGTGTGGCCAACGAGGACGCTCCCGAGTGCTCAAAACCACTG CCCTCTATTTTCCTGGATGAGATCTGCCAAGTGGACAAGCTCCGTGACTCGTACGGTGACATGGCTGACTGCTGTGGGAAAGCTGACCCCGAGAGGAACCAGTGCTTCCTGTCCTACAAAGTTCACCAGCCAGACTTCATCGCCCCATACCAGAGACCAGCTGCTGATGTCATCTGCAACGAGTACAAGGACCACCGcgtgcagctcctgggaaa TTTCGTCTATACTGTTGCAAGAAGAAATCCCTTCCTGCACGCCCCAGCCATCCTGGGTCTGGCTGCTGAGTATGAAAATGCACTTAAAAGCTGTTGTCCAGAGAGTGATGTTGGTGCTTGCTTGGATGCAAAG GCAGCTGTCATCAAGGAGAGAGCCAAGAAAATTGGTGTGAAGCAGAAGCACGACTGTGGAGTCCTGGATAAGTATGGTGAGAGGACTTTCCAAGCAAG TAAACTTGCTCGCCTGAGCCAGAAATACCCCAGGGCTCCATTCCCAGAACTTGTTAAGCTGGTGCACGATCTGAAGGATGCCTACCATGAGTGCTGTGAAGGGGACATGGTAGAATGCGTGGATGACTGG TCAGAGCTCATAGCCTCTTTGTGCTCCAAACAAGACGTTTTCTCAAGCAAAATCAAGCCCTGCTGTGACCTGCCACCTCTGGAACGGACCAAGTGCATCATCGAGGCAGATTTTGATGACAAGCCAGACAATCTTCCTTCACTAGTTGAAAAATACATTGAAGATAAAGAAGTGTGTAAAACCTATGAGGCAAACCATGATGCATTCCTGTCAGA GTTTGTCTATGAATATTCACGAAGACACCCTGAGTTCTCCACACAGCTGATCCTGAGGATTGCTAAGGGATATGAAACGCTCTTGGACAAGTGCTGCAAGACAGACAACCCTGCTGAGTGCTACGGAAACGCT CAAGAGGAACTGAACAAGCTGGTCAAGGAAAGCCAGGATGTTGTGAAAACAAACTGCGAGCTGTTCAAAACCCATGGAGAGGAAGAGTTCCTTAAAGG AATCCTGGTCCGCTACACCAAGAAAATGCCCCAGGTAACAACTGACACCTTGCTGGAAATCGGGAAGAAAATGACGGCAGTTGGCAGCAAGTGCTGCAACCTTCCTGAGGAGAAACGCTTGTCATGTTCTGAGCACTAT ctgaGCATCATCATTGAAGACATGTGCAAGAGGCAGCAGACCACCCCTATCAACGACCAGGTTTCCCAGTGCTGCAACGACCTCTACTCCAACAGGAGGCCGTGTTTCACTGCCATAGGCGTCGACACCAAATATGTGCCTCCACCCTTTGACCCCACGCTGTTCAGTTTTGATGAAACCTTGTGCACCGCTTCTGCGGCTGAGCGCGAAGCAGGGCAGCTGAA ATTGCTCGTCAACCTCATCAAGCGCAGGCCCCAGATAACAGAAGAACAACTAAAGACAATTGCTGGGGGTTTCACTGCCATGACTGAGAAGTGCTGCAAGCAGGCAGATATTCTCGCATGCCTTGGAGAAGAG GGTGCTACCCTAATactccagagcagagccacaCTGGGAATTGGTGTTTAA
- the G3BP2 gene encoding ras GTPase-activating protein-binding protein 2 isoform X1: MVMEKPSPLLVGREFVRQYYTLLNKAPDFLHRFYGRNSSYVHGGLDASGKPQEAVYGQAEIHKKVMSLQFSECHTKIRHVDAHATLSDGVVVQVMGELSNNGQPMRKFMQTFVLAPEGSVPNKFYVHNDIFRYEDEVFGDSEGELDEESEEEVEEEQEERQPSPEPVQENASSTYYENHPVTNGIEEALEESSHEPEPELESETKAEELKAEVEEKTLEELEEKSPSPPPVEPVSLPQEPPKAFSWASVTSKNLPPSGTVSSSGIPPHVKAPVSQPRVETKPEAQSQPPRVREQRPRERPGFPPRGPRPVGRGDMEQNESDNRRIIRYPDSHQLFVGNLPHDIDESELKEFFMSFGNVVELRINTKGVGGKLPNFGFVVFDDSEPVQRILVAKPIMFRGEVRLNVEEKKTRAARERETRGGGDERRDIRRNERGPGGPRGIVGGGMMRERDGRGPPPRGGMAQKLGSGRGTGQMEGRFTGQRR; the protein is encoded by the exons ATGGTGATGGAGAAGCCAAGTCCCCTGCTCGTAGGGCGGGAGTTCGTGAGACAGTACTACACTCTGCTAAACAAAGCTCCTGACTTCTTGCACAG GTTTTATGGCAGGAATTCTTCTTACGTTCATGGAGGACTGGATGCCAGTGGGAAACCGCAGGAAGCAGTGTACGGCCAAGCT GAGATCCACAAGAAGGTGATGTCGCTGCAGTTCAGTGAGTGCCATACCAAGATCCGTCACGTGGATGCTCACGCCACGCTGAGCGATGGGGTGGTCGTGCAGGTCATGGGAGAGCTCTCAAACAACGGGCAGCCCATGAGGAAGTTCATGCAGACTTTTGTGCTTGCTCCAGAA GGATCTGTTCCAAACAAGTTCTATGTCCATAATGATATCTTCAGATACGAAGATGAAGTATTTGGGGATTCAGAGGGAGAACTTGATGAAG agTCTGAGGAAGAGGTGgaagaagagcaggaggaaagacAACCATCACCTGAACCCGTGCAAGAGAATGCAAGCAGTACTTACTATGAGAACCATCCTGTAAC CAATGGGATAGAGGAGGCACTGGAAGAATCTTCTCATGAACCTGAGCCAGAATTGGAATCTGAAACAAAAGCTGAGGAGCTGAAAGCTGAAGTAGAAGAAAAGACCCTTGAGGAGTTAGAAGAGAaatctccatccccacctcctgTAGAACCTGTTTCTCTACCGCAAGAACCACCAAAG GCTTTCTCTTGGGCTTCAGTGACCAGTAAAAACCTGCCTCCTAGTGGTACTGTTTCTTCCTCTGGAATTCCACCCCATGTTAAAGCACCAGTCTCACAG CCAAGAGTGGAAACTAAACCTGAAGCTCAGTCTCAGCCTCCTCGCGTTCGTGAGCAGCGTCCCAGGGAAAGACCGGGATTTCCGCCACGAGGACCTCGGCCAG TAGGAAGGGGAGACATGGAGCAGAATGAGTCGGATAATCGCCGCATCATTCGCTATCCAGACAGCCACCAGCTCTTTGTTGGGAACTTGCCACACGACATTGATGAGAGTGAACTGAAAGAGTTCTTCATGA GCTTTGGAAACGTGGTAGAACTTCGCATCAATACTAAGGGAGTGGGAGGAAAGCTGcctaattttggttttgtggtatTTGACGATTCTGAGCCGGTCCAGCGAATTCTAGTTGCAAAA CCCATAATGTTCCGCGGGGAGGTGCGCCTGAAcgtggaggagaaaaaaacacgGGCCGCCCGTGAGCGGGAGACGCGCGGCGGCGGCGACGAGCGCAGGGATATTCGCCGCAACGAGAGAGGCCCGGGCGGGCCCCGCGGCATCGTGGGCGGTGGCATGATGCGCGAGCGGGACGGGAGAGGACCTCCCCCTCGGGGCGGCATGGCACAGAAACTGGGCTCTGGACGAGGCACCGGGCAGATGGAAGGCCGCTTCACTGGACAGCGTCGCTGA
- the G3BP2 gene encoding ras GTPase-activating protein-binding protein 2 isoform X2 yields the protein MVMEKPSPLLVGREFVRQYYTLLNKAPDFLHRFYGRNSSYVHGGLDASGKPQEAVYGQAEIHKKVMSLQFSECHTKIRHVDAHATLSDGVVVQVMGELSNNGQPMRKFMQTFVLAPEGSVPNKFYVHNDIFRYEDEVFGDSEGELDEESEEEVEEEQEERQPSPEPVQENASSTYYENHPVTNGIEEALEESSHEPEPELESETKAEELKAEVEEKTLEELEEKSPSPPPVEPVSLPQEPPKAFSWASVTSKNLPPSGTVSSSGIPPHVKAPVSQPRVETKPEAQSQPPRVREQRPRERPGFPPRGPRPGRGDMEQNESDNRRIIRYPDSHQLFVGNLPHDIDESELKEFFMSFGNVVELRINTKGVGGKLPNFGFVVFDDSEPVQRILVAKPIMFRGEVRLNVEEKKTRAARERETRGGGDERRDIRRNERGPGGPRGIVGGGMMRERDGRGPPPRGGMAQKLGSGRGTGQMEGRFTGQRR from the exons ATGGTGATGGAGAAGCCAAGTCCCCTGCTCGTAGGGCGGGAGTTCGTGAGACAGTACTACACTCTGCTAAACAAAGCTCCTGACTTCTTGCACAG GTTTTATGGCAGGAATTCTTCTTACGTTCATGGAGGACTGGATGCCAGTGGGAAACCGCAGGAAGCAGTGTACGGCCAAGCT GAGATCCACAAGAAGGTGATGTCGCTGCAGTTCAGTGAGTGCCATACCAAGATCCGTCACGTGGATGCTCACGCCACGCTGAGCGATGGGGTGGTCGTGCAGGTCATGGGAGAGCTCTCAAACAACGGGCAGCCCATGAGGAAGTTCATGCAGACTTTTGTGCTTGCTCCAGAA GGATCTGTTCCAAACAAGTTCTATGTCCATAATGATATCTTCAGATACGAAGATGAAGTATTTGGGGATTCAGAGGGAGAACTTGATGAAG agTCTGAGGAAGAGGTGgaagaagagcaggaggaaagacAACCATCACCTGAACCCGTGCAAGAGAATGCAAGCAGTACTTACTATGAGAACCATCCTGTAAC CAATGGGATAGAGGAGGCACTGGAAGAATCTTCTCATGAACCTGAGCCAGAATTGGAATCTGAAACAAAAGCTGAGGAGCTGAAAGCTGAAGTAGAAGAAAAGACCCTTGAGGAGTTAGAAGAGAaatctccatccccacctcctgTAGAACCTGTTTCTCTACCGCAAGAACCACCAAAG GCTTTCTCTTGGGCTTCAGTGACCAGTAAAAACCTGCCTCCTAGTGGTACTGTTTCTTCCTCTGGAATTCCACCCCATGTTAAAGCACCAGTCTCACAG CCAAGAGTGGAAACTAAACCTGAAGCTCAGTCTCAGCCTCCTCGCGTTCGTGAGCAGCGTCCCAGGGAAAGACCGGGATTTCCGCCACGAGGACCTCGGCCAG GAAGGGGAGACATGGAGCAGAATGAGTCGGATAATCGCCGCATCATTCGCTATCCAGACAGCCACCAGCTCTTTGTTGGGAACTTGCCACACGACATTGATGAGAGTGAACTGAAAGAGTTCTTCATGA GCTTTGGAAACGTGGTAGAACTTCGCATCAATACTAAGGGAGTGGGAGGAAAGCTGcctaattttggttttgtggtatTTGACGATTCTGAGCCGGTCCAGCGAATTCTAGTTGCAAAA CCCATAATGTTCCGCGGGGAGGTGCGCCTGAAcgtggaggagaaaaaaacacgGGCCGCCCGTGAGCGGGAGACGCGCGGCGGCGGCGACGAGCGCAGGGATATTCGCCGCAACGAGAGAGGCCCGGGCGGGCCCCGCGGCATCGTGGGCGGTGGCATGATGCGCGAGCGGGACGGGAGAGGACCTCCCCCTCGGGGCGGCATGGCACAGAAACTGGGCTCTGGACGAGGCACCGGGCAGATGGAAGGCCGCTTCACTGGACAGCGTCGCTGA
- the ALB gene encoding albumin isoform X3: MKWLTLISFIFLLSSARSRILQRTARDAEHKSPIAHRFNDLKEETFKAVTLITFAQYLQKCSYDGLSKLVKDVVDLAHKCVANEDAPECSKPLPSIFLDEICQVDKLRDSYGDMADCCGKADPERNQCFLSYKVHQPDFIAPYQRPAADVICNEYKDHRVQLLGNFVYTVARRNPFLHAPAILGLAAEYENALKSCCPESDVGACLDAKAAVIKERAKKIGVKQKHDCGVLDKYGERTFQASKLARLSQKYPRAPFPELVKLVHDLKDAYHECCEGDMVECVDDWSELIASLCSKQDVFSSKIKPCCDLPPLERTKCIIEADFDDKPDNLPSLVEKYIEDKEVCKTYEANHDAFLSEFVYEYSRRHPEFSTQLILRIAKGYETLLDKCCKTDNPAECYGNAQEELNKLVKESQDVVKTNCELFKTHGEEEFLKGILVRYTKKMPQVTTDTLLEIGKKMTAVGSKCCNLPEEKRLSCSEHYLSIIIEDMCKRQQTTPINDQVSQCCNDLYSNRRPCFTAIGVDTKYVPPPFDPTLFSFDETLCTASAAEREAGQLKLLVNLIKRRPQITEEQLKTIAGGFTAMTEKCCKQADILACLGEEGATLILQSRATLGIGV; encoded by the exons ATGAAGTGGTtaacattaatttcatttatttttctcctgagtTCTGCCAGGTCCAGGATTCTGCAAAGAACTGCACGAGATGCAG agCACAAGAGCCCGATTGCCCACCGCTTCAACGACCTGAAGGAAGAGACATTCAAGGCAGT TACCCTGATCACATTTGCCCAGTACCTGCAGAAGTGTTCCTACGATGGGCTGTCTAAGCTGGTGAAGGATGTTGTTGACTTGGCACACAAGTGTGTGGCCAACGAGGACGCTCCCGAGTGCTCAAAACCACTG CCCTCTATTTTCCTGGATGAGATCTGCCAAGTGGACAAGCTCCGTGACTCGTACGGTGACATGGCTGACTGCTGTGGGAAAGCTGACCCCGAGAGGAACCAGTGCTTCCTGTCCTACAAAGTTCACCAGCCAGACTTCATCGCCCCATACCAGAGACCAGCTGCTGATGTCATCTGCAACGAGTACAAGGACCACCGcgtgcagctcctgggaaa TTTCGTCTATACTGTTGCAAGAAGAAATCCCTTCCTGCACGCCCCAGCCATCCTGGGTCTGGCTGCTGAGTATGAAAATGCACTTAAAAGCTGTTGTCCAGAGAGTGATGTTGGTGCTTGCTTGGATGCAAAG GCAGCTGTCATCAAGGAGAGAGCCAAGAAAATTGGTGTGAAGCAGAAGCACGACTGTGGAGTCCTGGATAAGTATGGTGAGAGGACTTTCCAAGCAAG TAAACTTGCTCGCCTGAGCCAGAAATACCCCAGGGCTCCATTCCCAGAACTTGTTAAGCTGGTGCACGATCTGAAGGATGCCTACCATGAGTGCTGTGAAGGGGACATGGTAGAATGCGTGGATGACTGG TCAGAGCTCATAGCCTCTTTGTGCTCCAAACAAGACGTTTTCTCAAGCAAAATCAAGCCCTGCTGTGACCTGCCACCTCTGGAACGGACCAAGTGCATCATCGAGGCAGATTTTGATGACAAGCCAGACAATCTTCCTTCACTAGTTGAAAAATACATTGAAGATAAAGAAGTGTGTAAAACCTATGAGGCAAACCATGATGCATTCCTGTCAGA GTTTGTCTATGAATATTCACGAAGACACCCTGAGTTCTCCACACAGCTGATCCTGAGGATTGCTAAGGGATATGAAACGCTCTTGGACAAGTGCTGCAAGACAGACAACCCTGCTGAGTGCTACGGAAACGCT CAAGAGGAACTGAACAAGCTGGTCAAGGAAAGCCAGGATGTTGTGAAAACAAACTGCGAGCTGTTCAAAACCCATGGAGAGGAAGAGTTCCTTAAAGG AATCCTGGTCCGCTACACCAAGAAAATGCCCCAGGTAACAACTGACACCTTGCTGGAAATCGGGAAGAAAATGACGGCAGTTGGCAGCAAGTGCTGCAACCTTCCTGAGGAGAAACGCTTGTCATGTTCTGAGCACTAT ctgaGCATCATCATTGAAGACATGTGCAAGAGGCAGCAGACCACCCCTATCAACGACCAGGTTTCCCAGTGCTGCAACGACCTCTACTCCAACAGGAGGCCGTGTTTCACTGCCATAGGCGTCGACACCAAATATGTGCCTCCACCCTTTGACCCCACGCTGTTCAGTTTTGATGAAACCTTGTGCACCGCTTCTGCGGCTGAGCGCGAAGCAGGGCAGCTGAA ATTGCTCGTCAACCTCATCAAGCGCAGGCCCCAGATAACAGAAGAACAACTAAAGACAATTGCTGGGGGTTTCACTGCCATGACTGAGAAGTGCTGCAAGCAGGCAGATATTCTCGCATGCCTTGGAGAAGAG GGTGCTACCCTAATactccagagcagagccacaCTGGGAATTGGTGTTTAA
- the ALB gene encoding albumin isoform X2, with protein sequence MENYRGAALARRSAQSYSRRSRILQRTARDAEHKSPIAHRFNDLKEETFKAVTLITFAQYLQKCSYDGLSKLVKDVVDLAHKCVANEDAPECSKPLPSIFLDEICQVDKLRDSYGDMADCCGKADPERNQCFLSYKVHQPDFIAPYQRPAADVICNEYKDHRVQLLGNFVYTVARRNPFLHAPAILGLAAEYENALKSCCPESDVGACLDAKAAVIKERAKKIGVKQKHDCGVLDKYGERTFQASKLARLSQKYPRAPFPELVKLVHDLKDAYHECCEGDMVECVDDWSELIASLCSKQDVFSSKIKPCCDLPPLERTKCIIEADFDDKPDNLPSLVEKYIEDKEVCKTYEANHDAFLSEFVYEYSRRHPEFSTQLILRIAKGYETLLDKCCKTDNPAECYGNAQEELNKLVKESQDVVKTNCELFKTHGEEEFLKGILVRYTKKMPQVTTDTLLEIGKKMTAVGSKCCNLPEEKRLSCSEHYLSIIIEDMCKRQQTTPINDQVSQCCNDLYSNRRPCFTAIGVDTKYVPPPFDPTLFSFDETLCTASAAEREAGQLKLLVNLIKRRPQITEEQLKTIAGGFTAMTEKCCKQADILACLGEEGATLILQSRATLGIGV encoded by the exons GTCCAGGATTCTGCAAAGAACTGCACGAGATGCAG agCACAAGAGCCCGATTGCCCACCGCTTCAACGACCTGAAGGAAGAGACATTCAAGGCAGT TACCCTGATCACATTTGCCCAGTACCTGCAGAAGTGTTCCTACGATGGGCTGTCTAAGCTGGTGAAGGATGTTGTTGACTTGGCACACAAGTGTGTGGCCAACGAGGACGCTCCCGAGTGCTCAAAACCACTG CCCTCTATTTTCCTGGATGAGATCTGCCAAGTGGACAAGCTCCGTGACTCGTACGGTGACATGGCTGACTGCTGTGGGAAAGCTGACCCCGAGAGGAACCAGTGCTTCCTGTCCTACAAAGTTCACCAGCCAGACTTCATCGCCCCATACCAGAGACCAGCTGCTGATGTCATCTGCAACGAGTACAAGGACCACCGcgtgcagctcctgggaaa TTTCGTCTATACTGTTGCAAGAAGAAATCCCTTCCTGCACGCCCCAGCCATCCTGGGTCTGGCTGCTGAGTATGAAAATGCACTTAAAAGCTGTTGTCCAGAGAGTGATGTTGGTGCTTGCTTGGATGCAAAG GCAGCTGTCATCAAGGAGAGAGCCAAGAAAATTGGTGTGAAGCAGAAGCACGACTGTGGAGTCCTGGATAAGTATGGTGAGAGGACTTTCCAAGCAAG TAAACTTGCTCGCCTGAGCCAGAAATACCCCAGGGCTCCATTCCCAGAACTTGTTAAGCTGGTGCACGATCTGAAGGATGCCTACCATGAGTGCTGTGAAGGGGACATGGTAGAATGCGTGGATGACTGG TCAGAGCTCATAGCCTCTTTGTGCTCCAAACAAGACGTTTTCTCAAGCAAAATCAAGCCCTGCTGTGACCTGCCACCTCTGGAACGGACCAAGTGCATCATCGAGGCAGATTTTGATGACAAGCCAGACAATCTTCCTTCACTAGTTGAAAAATACATTGAAGATAAAGAAGTGTGTAAAACCTATGAGGCAAACCATGATGCATTCCTGTCAGA GTTTGTCTATGAATATTCACGAAGACACCCTGAGTTCTCCACACAGCTGATCCTGAGGATTGCTAAGGGATATGAAACGCTCTTGGACAAGTGCTGCAAGACAGACAACCCTGCTGAGTGCTACGGAAACGCT CAAGAGGAACTGAACAAGCTGGTCAAGGAAAGCCAGGATGTTGTGAAAACAAACTGCGAGCTGTTCAAAACCCATGGAGAGGAAGAGTTCCTTAAAGG AATCCTGGTCCGCTACACCAAGAAAATGCCCCAGGTAACAACTGACACCTTGCTGGAAATCGGGAAGAAAATGACGGCAGTTGGCAGCAAGTGCTGCAACCTTCCTGAGGAGAAACGCTTGTCATGTTCTGAGCACTAT ctgaGCATCATCATTGAAGACATGTGCAAGAGGCAGCAGACCACCCCTATCAACGACCAGGTTTCCCAGTGCTGCAACGACCTCTACTCCAACAGGAGGCCGTGTTTCACTGCCATAGGCGTCGACACCAAATATGTGCCTCCACCCTTTGACCCCACGCTGTTCAGTTTTGATGAAACCTTGTGCACCGCTTCTGCGGCTGAGCGCGAAGCAGGGCAGCTGAA ATTGCTCGTCAACCTCATCAAGCGCAGGCCCCAGATAACAGAAGAACAACTAAAGACAATTGCTGGGGGTTTCACTGCCATGACTGAGAAGTGCTGCAAGCAGGCAGATATTCTCGCATGCCTTGGAGAAGAG GGTGCTACCCTAATactccagagcagagccacaCTGGGAATTGGTGTTTAA